A stretch of DNA from Ranitomeya variabilis isolate aRanVar5 chromosome 1, aRanVar5.hap1, whole genome shotgun sequence:
tagttatattcttgtacataggggcagtattatagtagtcatattcttctacataggagcagtattatagtagttatagtcttgcacataggagcagtattatagtagttatattcctgtacatagcgggcaatattatagtagctaAATACATTATAGTTAACAAAACTTTGTGAATAAACCAGTTACGGTATGCTGTTTCCTTGCGCTGTTCTATACCTAGCTATGTAATATGCAGTAATTTTGGCAGGGCTAGTGTGTTTTGTACATTTGATCCCCCACCTTGTCCCCTCCCCAGCAGTCTCCCTCCCTGCCCCCTGGTCACCAGTGACACACAACACCCCTCAATGTTGCTATCACTAAAGCACAGAAAACTTTCTTGGAAACTTTGTAATAAGGGGGGGCGGAGGGGGTTTAGGACAGCCAATGACAGAGGAGCCGTGTGGCTCTCCAGCCAATCAGCGCAGAGTGGACAGTTCCGCGGTGCTGACGACCTTCAGGACTGTAGAATAAAAATGCCCGGAGGAGACGACAAGTGTTTGCTGGAGagaagccctgagcagcgggcacAAGGGGCAGCGGAGGCTGCGGCAGAGCCATACGGAGCGGAGGTGCAGGGAGCAGAGCCACAGACCTCAGAGCTCTGCAGGCACAAGCCGGGGAGAAGCCGCCCAGACCGGAACAGTAGCGGCAATGACGGCACAAGGTGAGAGGCGAGGAGTGAGCCCGGCGCTGCACGCAGAGCTGCTCACCTGGGCTGAGGGGCAGGCGCCCTCCATTATTCAGCAGGCGGTGGGGGATGGGAGCCTCCGTGCTCTGGCAGCTCACAGTGGGTCTGTCTGGGCACTGTACacaggctgctgctgctggagaGATGGTTCTGTTTGCTGCAGTCACTCCCTCTTGCTGCATAGACTCAATCTATGGGCTCCATGTATCCTCCTTACTTTGCAGACTGCGCTGATGGACCCAGAATAACTATACATAATACATGGCTGGGTACATTATTGCATAGACCTCTTATTGCAGCTTTCCGTATATGTAGGGTAAATAGCGATCAACTCCACGTACTAGTATGTAGGTGAAAAAACCGCACAGTGACGGAATCAGCCAAAAACAGATGAAACGGAGATGGGAAACAACAATCCGGCGTCCGGTTTTCACAGCATTTTCCATGCAAATCATGGagattttccgttctctctctctgtttttcgcaaaaaaaattggatccgttttttaaaccattagccggatttagcctgacacaaaaaaacctgatatgtgaaagtagcctaaggcagcattcacactagcgtcagtacgggccgtcgcagtgcgtcggcccgacgtaccaatgcatgctgtgaaagaaatgcccgacgtgggcagcggaagcagtcttacgacgcttccgctgccccattgtaaggtccggggaggagggggcggagtttcggccgcgtatgcttggtcgaaaatggcggacacgacacacaaaaaaagttacatgtaactttttttgtgccgatggtccgcaaaaacacgacgcaaccgtcgtacgacggttgcgacgtgtggcgatacgtcacaATGcgccggtaatgtaagtctatggggaaaaaacacatcctgcagacttactttgcaggatgcgttttttctcctaagcgacgcattgcgacgtatgcaaaacaacgctagtgggaaagtagccttaggctgtcgtcacacgttcagcatttggtcagtattttacctcagtatttgtaagccaaaaccaggagtgggtgataaatacagaagtggtgcatatgtttctgttatacttctctatttgttccactcctggttttggctacaaatactgatggaaaatactgaccaaatactgaccgtgtgacggcagccttagtgtaaCTGAAGTAATGGTGTCCCCATAAGGGATGTATTGCTGCAAGGTCCCCTCTGCCATAGTGTGTGCACACCCCTTTATTGCATATATTGGTGCCTTGTTTATTCTAGCTGATATAATCTAGGGATGGTCATAGTCCATACTCTCCACCATATTGTGTATACCTCTGTAATGTCCCCTCTTATGCCCAGCGATGGTCACAGTCCATACGTTCGGCCATAGTATTTATACCCCTATAATGCCCCATCTTACGCCCAGCTATTGTCAAAGTCCATACGTTCCGCCATAGTGTGTATATCCCTGTAATGCCCCCTCTTATGCCCAGCGATGGTCACAGTCCATACATTCCGCCATAGTGTTTATACCCCTGACATGCCCCCTCCTATGCCCTGCAATGGTCACAGTCCATACATTCCATCATAGTGTATACCCCTGTAATGCCCCATCTTATGCCCAGCTATCATCAAAGTCCATACGTTCCGCCATAGTGTGTATATCCCTGTAATGCCCCCTCTTGTGCCCAGCGATGATCCTAGTCCATACGTTCCCCCATAGTGTATACCCCTGTAATGCCCCATCTTATGCCCAGCTATCGTCAAAGTCCATACGTTCTGCCATAGTGTTTATACCCCTGTAATGCCCCCTATTGTGCCCTGCGATGGTCATAGTCCATACGTTCCGCCATAGTGTGTATACTCCTGTAATGCCCCCTCTTATGCCCAGTGATGGTCACAGTCCATACGTTCCGCCATAGTGTTTATACCCCTGACATGCCCCCTCTTATGCCCTGCAATGGTCACAGCCCATACATTCCACCATAGTGTATACCCCTGTAATGCCCCATCTTATGCCCAGCTATCGTCAAAGTCCATACGTTCCGCCATAGTGTGTATATCCCTGTAATGCCCCCTCTTGTGCCCAGCGATGATCCTAGTCCATACGTTCCCCCATAGTGTATACCCCTGTAATGCCCCATCTTATGCCCAGCTATCGTCAAAGTCCATACGTTCTGCCATAGTGTTTATACCCCTGTAATGCCCCCTATTGTGCCCTGCGATGGTCATAGTCCATACGTTCCGCCATAGTGTGTATACTCCTGTAATGCCCCCTCTTATGCCCAGTGATGGTCACAGTCCATACGTTCCGCCATAGTGTTTATACCCCTGACATGCCCCCTCTTATGCCCTGCAATGGTCACAGCCCATACATTCCACCATAGTGTATACCCCTGTAATGCCCCATCTTATGCCCAGCTATCGTCAAAGTCCATACGTTCCGCCATAGTGTGTATATCCCTGTAATGCCCCCTCTTGTGCCCAGCGATGATCCTAGTCCATACGTTCCCCCATAGTGTATACCCCTGTAATGCCCCATCTTATGCCCAGCTATCGTCAAAGTCCATACGTTCTGCCATAGTGTTTATACCCCTGTAATGCCCCCTATTGTGCCCTGCGATGGTCATAGTCCATACGTTCCGCCATAGTGTGTATACTCCTGTAATGCCCCCTCTTATGCCCAGTGATGGTCACAGTCCATACGTTCCGCCATAGTGTTTATACCCCTGACATGCCCCCTCTTATGCCCTGCAATGGTCACAGCCCATACATTCCACCATAGTGTATACCCCTGTAATGCCCCCTCTTATGCCCAGCGATGATCCTAGTCCATACGTTCTGCCATAGTGTGTATACTCCTGTAATGCCCCCTCTTATGCACATACGTATTGGTGTTCCGCCATAGTGTGCATATGTATAAGTGTGACATTCCCTTTTAGTACAAACATTTCATATTATtgggaaataaaataataaataaaagataatTCACAGGAAGTGGAAAAAACCCACAACCCACAATCATCAGATCTGGTGTGTACAGCACTCAGGTTAGGGAGGTTACACCTGTAATACAGGTACATTGAGTTACAATATCCCCTCCAGTACAAATAATGATGCCGACCATTGCGTAAGGATCGTTACTAGTACAAGTATTAGTGTAATAACCCTCCCAATAGTGGAGGAATAACCTATATTACAATACTGGTGTAATTCTCTTCCTCAGTAGTCTCTACAGTATACCTGTGTAACAATCTCTATACCTGTGTAATAATCTCTATAACTGTGTAACAATCTCTATACCTGTGTAACAATCTCTATACCTGTGTAATAATGTCTATACCTGTGTAACAATCTCTATACCTGTGTAACAATGTCTATACCTGTGTAATAACGTCTATACCTGTGTAACAATGTCTATACCTGTGTAACAACGTCTATACCTGTGTAACAATCTCTATAACTGTGTAATAATGTCTATACCTGTGTAATAACGTCTATACCTGTGTAACAACGTCTATACCTGTGTAATGTCTATACCTAAGTCACAATCTCTATACCTGTGTAACAATGTCTATACCTGTGTAGCAATCTCTATACCTGTGTAACAATGTCTATACCTGTGTAATAACGTCTATACCTGTGTAACAACGTCTATACCTGTGTAGCAATCTCTATAACTGTGTAACAATGTCTATACCTGTGTAATAACGTCTATACCTGTGTAACAACGTCTATACCTGTGTAATAATGTCTATACCTAAGTCACAATCTCTATACCTGTGTAATAACGTCTATACCTGTGTAACAACGTCTATACCTGTGTAGCAATCTCTATAACTGTGTAACAATGTCTATACCTGTGTAATAACGTCTATACCTGTGTAACGTCTATACCTGTGTAGCAATCTCTATAACTGTGTAACAATGTCTATACCTGTGTAGCAATCTCTATAACTGTGTAACAATGTCTATACCTGTGTAATAACGTCTATACCTGTGTAACAATGTCTATACCTGTGTAGCAATCTCTATACCTGTGTAATAACGTCTATACCTGTGTAACAATGTCTATACCTGTGTAGCAATCTCTATACCTGTGTAACAATGTCTATACCTGTGTAGCAATCTCTATACCTGTGTAATAACGTCTATACCTGTGTAACAATGTCTATACCTGTGTAGCAATCTCTATACCTGTGTAATAACGTCTATACCTGTGTAATAATGTCTATACCTGTGTAGCAATCTCTATACCTGTGTAATAACGTCTATACCTGTGTAACAATGTCTATACCTGTGTAATAATGTCTATACCTGTGTAGCAATCTCTATACCTGTGTAACAACGTCTATACCTGTGTAACAATCTCTATACCTGTGTAATAATGTCTATACCTGTGTAATAATGTCTATACCTGTGTAATAATGTCTATACCTAAGTCACAATCTCTATTCCTGTGTAATAATCCACTCTAGCACAAATATTGGTGCAGTGAACCTTCCTGTTGAGGTATTCCTTAGTCTAGTGAATTCTTCTAACGGAGAAGTTGGCAATTAATTTTCACAAGGGACTACATGAGACACTGGGACTGTGGTGGAGAGCGGAAGCATCAGggtgatcttaaagggaacctgtcactagattcatgctgcccaaactgtggGCAGCATGAACAGAGCCGGGCTGCACAGCTTTGGCATTGGACTAGTCTCGTCTCTCCCAATGGATCCCGTCCGGCTCTTCAAACAATGTTATCTCTGAAATGAGAGTGTTTTCATTAACGGCTCCTGATAATATCCACATATCACTGAATTTCACATGCAACCGATAATGTGTCTGAAAACGTAACACAACCTGTGACCACCATGTGAAATCTGACAGCAAACACTGGGTAACAGGAGGTCGGGCACGTTCCTCTGCCTCCAATGCGATCAATCTGACCATTTCTTACACCCACATACCAGATCACCTGAGAtctactatatgtgggggaaaccacacaGGACCCCAAACTATAAATCCACTATACGATGTGCCTAACCGTGGCTTCTTATACCACATCATGAGGAGGATGTAAGACAGTGTGTCAATTAATATTTCATGTGATGGAGGCGGCGATCATGTGAGGCTCCTCAAACAGAGAATGGTTCTGGATACACTCTTCCAGTCGCAGCCCCTCGGGGTGTGAGCGGGGGGATGACTTACTGGTGTCATGTAATTGCCGTTCATTAGACACTTTTGATTATCTGGTCAGATGTATCATTCTCAGAGTGTCAGCCTCCACTATCTACACTTGTCTTCCAGCGTTTATTTATGTGCACCTTGATACTTTGTATATTCGTCTCCACACTATATACTATGCCACTGCTCTGCCTGCTCGCTGTATATCTGACTCCTCTGATTTGTATATGTCTCCGCATATTTTATTATTTGTGTCCCATCTATTCTTGGACCAAGGTAAAGAAAAATGATCAAATTGGCTGATCCTGTCCGGTATGGTTCAGTCTAATAAGGGTACGGTGCATGGTCCGAGACCACCGGCCGGCTCCCGGGTGAAAATGATCAGGGAGAAGGCAGAAAGGCATGAAACAACCGCAATGGAAAAGGACTATAAAATAAGTAACTATTAAAGTATCAAAAGGAAATAATTAAAATCACACAGAGTAGGCCAACACGTTTTGAGCACTAATAGCTATGATTAAAAGCCCCAGTGCTCGAAACGCGTAGACCTAGTGTTTGATTTTAGCTCTTCCCTTTTGGTATTTTAATAGTTACTAATAAATAATGTTTTTAAAGTCAGTTTTTATTGCTGGATGCCTTTCTGCCTTCTACATCATTCTTGACGTATACCAGAGTCTTCCAGACAGTGCATGTTTCTTGCTCGCTTCTTCCCATAGCGACACGTCCCTAGATATTTCTTGAAGGTTCCACCTTCTCCGACACCCCTATAATAATTGCCGAGAGACTCCCCCCGACTGGTGTGACACGCACCTGGCATCCGCCTCCACTGTAGCCCCAGTTCTGCGTCAAAAGCAACCGCCATGATACACTTTTTGGCTGTCCCTCGTCACCTCGCCTCCACTGCCCCATTTCAGACACCGCTCTCTCATCTACTCGGTACTGTGGTGCCACCACAATCGGCCATCTTTCAACATTGGCGCTGCTACGACTTTCTATTAGGGTGCATTTAGATGACATCTCTTTTCATGCATTATAACGGATATCTTAATGACAACATTTGTGCATCTATGTGGATTTCTGTGTATTTGTACACTTGACGTCGGTGGTTTCCCTTATATTACACCGCTCAATCTTTATTTTACTTTCGGCGACACTGGAAAGTTGAAACATCTGTCTTATTGTCCCCAGAATCATAAGTAGATGAATAATCTTCTCATCTCTGTGATGTAACTAGATTACCTGAAGAAGATCCTTCCTGTGTGTGACTTCGGGAGTGTGCAGTGAATGTGACTACATGAAGTGAGGGCCTACTTCCACCTCCGTCCATTAGATACTGAGTGCATTCCAAATTACTGTCAGATTAGTAGTTAGCACATTTCACGGTTTGCCAAAAATTCCTTCAAGGGCGAACAACTCCTTTATTTGTCAATTGACTGATCCACTTATCACATGTGCACGAGGCCCAAAGTGTGGTTCTGGAGCAGAATGATCCACCTTGTCttccagatgcacacactggctggATGAAATTATATTTGGGCCGTTCGATGTGGCATCAATCTTTGTGCATGGTCGAGCCACCAAATCCTTAAAGATTGTGTTCACAGGTGACAGCGGGATCACGATCTGCTTCATCGGCAGCGCGGCCAGAATTCGTTAAGTGTACCACTGCCGATCATTAGATATCTAGGCCGAAGGATGTGGTCCATGAGCTGCCATGTTCCCAGGTCTGCTCTGATGCAGTTATTAGCACAGTGGTTGTAATGATTCCCTATCGTGCATATGTTGGTGTAACGTCCCCCCGCTAATGATCCCGTAATGTATACATTGTATTTCCCCCTGTAAGTCAGAGGTGACCAATCACAAAATGTATATTTTGCCATTTCAGGAGAAGCGGTGGTGTGATGGTATCTCTGGACCCGTAAGTGCTCTGAAGCCGAGATGCCTGGCACCATCCAGTGGGCACCACGATCGCCGGAGTACCAGTCTGAGAAGCAATGCAAGAAGACCTCGTTCGCCTTCTACCAGGCAGTGCGGGACCTGCTCCCAGTGTGGGTACTGGAGGACATGCGGCTCATGGAGGTGTTACACTGGGAGGAAGGCGGCATAGTGAGCTCATACTCCCGGTCTGAAGCACTGCTCTACGCCCTGGTGCACGATCATCTGGCTTATGCCCGCTACCTGCTCAACCACTTCCCGAACGATGCACTTGCTGTGCCAAGCAAAAGCTTCAGCTGCTGCCAGTCGGGAGCTCCTCACCTCACCATGGCCGTGCGCTACAACCGGGTACAGATCCTGCAGGAAATACTGCGCACCCTCCGGACATTCCCTTCCGAAAGCCGGACTGTCTACATCAACCAGCGGGGATGCCAACGGGTGGAGGGTGGGAAGACCCCCATACACTTGGCTTGTGAGCTGCAGCGAGTTGAATGTCTAACTTTGCTGCTGGGGCATGGAGCCTGCCCATACATTAATGACTGCTGTGGCAAAACCCCCTTGGACATTCTTCTGCACCTTATAGGGGCCAGTCTACAGGATATGCACCTGAAGAGGCTGTGTCTGGACTCTCTGCTCCTGTACATGCCAAGGGGCATACCCCTCTGCACCCGGCAGCGGCTGCTGGAGGATGGCACAGCCTGGCAGGAGGGGCTGGGGAAGGACATATACAGATGGCTGGCCGGCACCTCTCCCCCGACCCTATTCACCCTGTCTATGCAGACGCTGCTCAGGGCCctccctgctgacaggttcccagaggccctagaggagatctcTCTACCGGACTTCTTGAGACCCTTCACCTTACAGAAGCAAATACCCCAATAAAGAGCCTCCTTTTTCATGATTAGTCTCATGGTTCAGCATGAGTATGTAAGCCCACCCAACAAAAGCCAGCCCATAGGGTGGCATATAGCACTCAGACACTTGACCCACAATCTGTCGCTGGGGTCTGTACCCGTTTCTGCACTGAGCGTTTTCCCCATAACGGGTGCTTACATGTCCCAAAAGGCCATGCCCCAATCAAAGAGCCTCCCCTTTATACATAGCCGCCATCTCCTATCTTAATGCACAGCTGTAATTACCCATTAGTATCGGTGACAACCTCCCTGCATTTGCCATAGGAGTCCAACATCAGGCTCATCAGAAGTTCTGCGCTCATCcctctgctttacactgcagctctgcttcaaCAGCTACTGTGTAAAAGCTTAAAGGGACATCCCACTCATCATATAACTTTGAATCTCAGCAGATTACTTAGTTAAATGCTGGGGGTCTGGCCACTGGAACCCCCCCAACGATCTGAAAGTCCCCTGTGTGACGGGTGTTCGCATGTGCAACCACCTCTACATTCATCCCTATAGGAGTGATGGTGGCACAAgttcactaccgctccattcacacaGTGGAATGTGAGCCCCACATTGTCATGATCAAGAGGGGTCTCAGCAGCCGACCCCCAGCAATCACACATTTACCATCTATTCTATGGATAGGTGCTAAGTCTTGTGTAAGGAATAGTCCTTCATTTTAAAGAGGGGAGGCATTTTCCTGTTGGGTGGTCTTCCTACAGGGTCTCTACCCTTATACGTTCTATATAGTGTTTCACCAGCCTAACAATCCAGAAAATGTGATAATCCAGGAACAGTTTGCCTGTTATTGCTGGAATAAGGGGGTTATATTCAGAATTTTACCTTTTGAGAGGTTTTGGAATATTAATACAAAAACCTCATGGGGACGTGtagcttttttttaatatatatttgttGCATCATTTGCACTTTGGTTCTGTTTTTAGACTTTTATTATTAGATATTTTATTGATTATATTTAATAGCAAGGGATAAGCGAACCTTTAGTCCATAGGGGGAGCGGGCCTGTTACCACCGTGCATTGCTGGGCCTTGCAGAAGTTTCAGCGCAGAGATATGCCATCTTTAGGTTTCAGGGTACTGCAAAACCACAACTCCCAATATGCACTGCCAAGGCAAAGGCTGATGGGAGTCGTAGTTTTGCAACGGTCGGAAAGCGTTGCTCTAGATTTGTGCAGTTTTCCTCCCCAACCATGCACATATCAGAGTCTaggatatatacagttaggtccatatatatttggacagagacaacctaattttggttatagacattaccacaatgaattttaaacaaaacaattcagatgcagttgaagttcagactttcagctttcatttgagggtatccacattaaaattggatgaagggtttaggagtttcagctctttaacaagtgccaccctgtttttaaagggaccaaaagtaattggacaattgactccaaggctatttcatggacaggtgtgggcaatcccttcgttatgtcattctcaattaagcagataaaaggcctggagttgatttgaggtgtggtgcttgcatttggaaggttttgctgtgaagtaaacatgcggtcaaaggagctctccatgcaggtgaaacaagccatccttaagctgcgaaaacagaaaaaaaaacatctgaaaaattgctacaatattaggagtggcaaaatctacagtttggtacatcctgagaaagaaagaaagcactggtgaactcaacaatgcaaaaagacctgggcgcccacggaagacaacagtggtggatgatcgcagaataatctccatggtgaagagaaaccccttcacaacagccaaccaagtgaccaacactctccaggaggtcggcatatcaatatccaaatctaccataaagagaagactgcatgaaagtaactacagagggttcactgcacggtgcaagccactcataagaatcaagaataaaaaggctaggctggactttgctaaaaaacatctaaaaaagccagcacagttctggaagaacattctttggacagatgaaaccaagatcaacctctaccggaattatggaaagagaaaagtatggcgaaggcttggtacagctcatgatccaaagcataccacatcatctgtaaaacactgcagaggcagtgtgatggcttgggcatgcatggctgccagtggcactgggtcactagtgtttattgatgatgtgacacaggacagaagcagccgaatgaattctgaggtattcagagccatactgtgtgctcagatccagccaaatgcagccaaactggttagttgtcatttcatactacagatggacaatgacccaaaacataaagccaaagcaacccaggagtttattaaagcaaagaagtggaatattctcgaatggccaagtcagtcacctgatctcaacccaattgagcatgcatttcacttgttaaagactaaacttcagacagaaaggcccataaacaaacagcaactgaaaaccaccgcagtgaaggcctggcagagcatcaaaaaggaggaaacacagcgtctggtgatgtccatgagttcaagacttcaggcagtcattgccaacaaaggatttttaaccaagtactagaaatgaacattttatttacaattatttaatctgtccaattacttttggttcctttaaaaacagggtggcacatattaaggagctgaaactcctaaacccttcatccaattttaatgtggataccctcaaatggaagctgaaagtctgaacttcaactgcatctgaatcgttttgtttaaaatttattgtggtaatgtctataaccaaaataagaaaaatgttgtctctgtccaaatatatatggacctaactatatatatataaatatatatatgtatataaatatatatatgtatatatatatatatgtatatgtgtatatatatatgtatatgtgtatatatatatatatgtatatgtatgtatgtatatgtatatatatatatgtatatatatatatacacatatatatatatacacatatatatatatatatatatacacatatatatatatacacacacatatatatatatatatatacacatatatatatatatatatatacacatatacacatatatatatatatatatatatatatatatatatatatatatatatatacacacacacacacacacatatatacatatatatacatatatatacatatatatatatatatatatatatatatataccattcatgcaggaaaaaaggaaaagatgcgggcactcaccatccaactttgctttaatctttattccaacatagtataaaatgcaggacaggcagggaaatgtatatccactagacgacggccgtttcgcgcgaatgcgcttccacgggtcttgaaccaagacccgtggaagcgcattcgcgcgaaacggccgtcgtctagtggatatacatttccctgcctgtcctgcattttatactatgttggaataaagattaaagcaaagttggatggtgagtgcccgcatcTTTTCCTTTTTTCCTGCATGAATGACTTAATTTTGGCCTTTGCGAGAGCACCCGATATCCTACAGCTTCTGGTATCTAGGTTGGATTGTTGTTGCTCAGGTGATAGAACCAGCTGGCAGTGCGGTCATTCTTCAGTCTGTTTATTtggatatatatattacacacacatacatacacacagtgtatgtgtatatatatatatttgcactcCTCCCATCGGAGCGCCGGATGGGGCAATGCAGCTCAGTACAAAGCACTTTACAGTAAAACGCACAGATATTTATGTGCCCGGAGACTCCCTTCCGACTACCTCAGAGTCTTCCGGCTTCTGCACTTTCTGGATTTGTTTGTCtgagaaataaaataattattgcACTTTATGTGGCGTCATTATATGAGGGGACTCAGCTCGGGTTCTGGGGGTAATATACATTGTTTTATCCAACTGCTTAATGAGCAATTCCCTAATTTATAGTCCTGTGATCACAGTCTGGAAGCAAACTCTCAGCAATAAAGCAGCATATCAAATGAAGGAAATTAGTCTGCTGCAGAACTTCTTAGGCTAGTGAGTAGGCTGTGTGCCACAGGAAGGCATAAAATTGAATTCATGCTCACATGGCTAAGCCATCACTAGGGGGGGGGTCCAATGTCCGAGACCCTCACGTATCCTGAAAGGGGCAAAGCACTGATTTGGCATGTACGAGCATTGCAGCCCCCTTCATTCACAGAATCATTGGGGTCCAGAGGTTAGATCCCCCCACCCTCAGTCTAATATACATACCTTTGTACTGACAAGTTCAGCAACGTTCTGCTTCGCCGTTCAGTTCCTCACTAGTTTCATGCTCTGCTTGCTGTAAGTGAATGGAAACAGTCTTGGCTTGCACAGCGGCGTGGGTACAACTCATGCAGCCTATTAAAGGGTTACACTCACCATTAAAGGGAGTATTGACtggtcaaaccaagcacaggcgctcagcGCACCCTTGTTGTGGCCATTTTTCTTGTAAACGTCTCTGCCTTCCTGATTGGCAGCTTGATGTAAAGTAAGAAGGTGGACTGAACCCGGTGGCCATGACAGATGTGCATCGGGCGccggtgcttggtttgaacagtcattttcggCTAACAGGCTCCCATTAACATGTTTTACTCAGCTATTTTCCAGCAGTTTCTTGAATGGAGCATGTCAAATTTCTCTTTTTGGTATTGGGG
This window harbors:
- the ANKRD9 gene encoding ankyrin repeat domain-containing protein 9, which gives rise to MPGTIQWAPRSPEYQSEKQCKKTSFAFYQAVRDLLPVWVLEDMRLMEVLHWEEGGIVSSYSRSEALLYALVHDHLAYARYLLNHFPNDALAVPSKSFSCCQSGAPHLTMAVRYNRVQILQEILRTLRTFPSESRTVYINQRGCQRVEGGKTPIHLACELQRVECLTLLLGHGACPYINDCCGKTPLDILLHLIGASLQDMHLKRLCLDSLLLYMPRGIPLCTRQRLLEDGTAWQEGLGKDIYRWLAGTSPPTLFTLSMQTLLRALPADRFPEALEEISLPDFLRPFTLQKQIPQ